The following proteins are encoded in a genomic region of Pseudorca crassidens isolate mPseCra1 chromosome 1, mPseCra1.hap1, whole genome shotgun sequence:
- the EID1 gene encoding EP300-interacting inhibitor of differentiation 1 has translation MSEMNELSELYEESNDLQMDVMPGESDLPQMEVGGGSREPSLNPYRAGAQPQLEEEGPMEEEAAQPMAEPLGQRGLASRPGLGEQPGQVAGPDFESEDEGEEFDDWEDDYDYPEEEQLSGAGYRVSAALEEANKMFLRTSRARQAALDGGFQMHYEKTPFDQLAFIEELFSLMVVNRLTEELGCDEIIDRE, from the coding sequence ATGTCTGAAATGAACGAGCTGTCCGAGCTCTATGAGGAAAGCAATGACCTGCAGATGGATGTGATGCCTGGCGAGAGTGACCTTCCGCAGATGGAGGTAGGCGGCGGGAGCCGGGAGCCATCCCTGAACCCCTACCGCGCCGGGGCCCAGCCACAGCTGGAGGAGGAAGGCCCGATGGAGGAGGAGGCCGCCCAGCCAATGGCGGAGCCGCTGGGGCAGCGAGGCCTCGCTAGCCGGCCCGGCCTTGGGGAGCAGCCAGGCCAGGTCGCGGGCCCTGATTTCGAGAGCGAGGACGAGGGCGAGGAATTCGATGACTGGGAGGACGACTACGACTATCCGGAAGAGGAGCAGCTGAGTGGTGCAGGCTACAGAGTATCAGCGGCCCTTGAAGAAGCCAACAAGATGTTTTTGAGAACCTCCAGAGCAAGACAAGCAGCTCTGGATGGCGGGTTTCAGATGCATTATGAGAAGACCCCGTTTGATCAGTTGGCTTTTATCGAAGAGCTTTTTTCACTCATGGTTGTCAATCGTCTGACCGAAGAGCTCGGCTGTGATGAGATTATTGATAGAGAGTAG